The following proteins are encoded in a genomic region of Thermostichus vulcanus str. 'Rupite':
- a CDS encoding ABC transporter substrate-binding protein gives MVNRKQRHCPWAGTFSFTLIVAAMVFGAATAHRAYSQPEHLWGQAQPSPAHEGDQATDSRWAEIQERGWIRVGLDPSLGSAYLYTDLERETYAGFEWDILKAIAQTLQIQVNPVVIAWSEQLAALQADEVDLILGAREPLGLDPEQFLATQPYYLSPQRLVVRDPTPKDSVPLAREEPPIEELSQLFGRKVGIVVNSTGAALLEAYNERRGNAIRLFATSNPERLFVQLQAGQLDAVLIDQPVAAMNLRQSGSRLRLAGPPLSPIPLVGVVSSQHPSLKQALDQAISTLSEDGTLQQILEKWQLWEPTVMSPASTEG, from the coding sequence TTGGTCAACAGAAAACAGCGGCACTGCCCTTGGGCGGGAACATTCAGCTTTACCTTGATCGTGGCGGCGATGGTATTCGGGGCCGCAACCGCCCATCGTGCCTACAGTCAGCCCGAACACCTGTGGGGGCAAGCCCAGCCCAGCCCAGCCCATGAGGGAGATCAAGCCACTGATTCCCGCTGGGCTGAAATTCAAGAACGGGGATGGATTCGTGTTGGTTTGGATCCCAGTCTGGGTAGCGCTTATCTCTACACTGACTTGGAGCGGGAAACCTACGCAGGTTTTGAGTGGGATATCCTGAAGGCAATTGCCCAAACACTGCAGATCCAGGTCAACCCTGTGGTGATTGCCTGGAGCGAGCAGTTGGCGGCTTTGCAAGCGGATGAAGTGGATTTGATCCTAGGGGCCCGAGAACCTCTTGGTTTGGATCCCGAGCAGTTTCTTGCCACTCAGCCCTACTATCTCAGCCCACAACGCTTAGTCGTCCGGGATCCCACTCCAAAGGACTCCGTCCCCCTAGCGCGAGAGGAGCCACCGATTGAGGAGCTATCGCAATTGTTTGGCCGAAAAGTGGGCATTGTAGTCAATAGTACAGGGGCAGCTTTGTTGGAGGCGTACAACGAGAGAAGAGGCAATGCCATCCGTCTATTTGCCACCAGTAACCCCGAGCGATTGTTTGTTCAGTTACAGGCTGGCCAGTTGGATGCCGTACTCATCGATCAACCCGTTGCAGCCATGAACCTGCGCCAATCGGGATCCCGACTGCGTCTCGCGGGGCCTCCCCTGTCTCCCATTCCCCTGGTGGGAGTGGTATCGTCTCAACATCCTTCCTTAAAGCAGGCTTTGGATCAAGCGATCTCGACTCTGTCAGAGGATGGCACCTTGCAGCAAATCTTGGAGAAGTGGCAATTATGGGAGCCAACAGTGATGTCCCCCGCATCAACCGAGGGTTAG
- a CDS encoding inositol monophosphatase family protein, with product MTDALLRRLDVASEAALEAAALLRSYGGNSLTVEEKRPGDLVTAADRASEDLILKILRRHFPEDVILTEESGQQGSAQGLYAWMIDPLDGTTNFAHGYPFAAVSIGLLQSREPVLGVICDVFRGDLFRAGQGMGATRNHKPIQVSTTKELSHSLLVTGFAYDRRETPDNNYAEFCHFTHLTQGVRRGGSAALDLAYVATGQLDGYWERGLSPWDIAAGIVLVREAGGKVTAYDGSPVDVYSGRLLASNGWLHSAMQQELAQVRPLPVSFPVGGIPKQPGKD from the coding sequence GTGACGGATGCTTTGCTCCGCCGTTTGGATGTTGCCTCCGAGGCAGCCCTAGAGGCAGCGGCTCTGTTGCGCAGCTATGGGGGTAATTCCTTGACCGTTGAAGAAAAACGACCGGGGGATTTGGTGACTGCAGCGGACCGAGCTTCTGAAGACTTGATCTTAAAAATTCTCAGGCGGCACTTTCCGGAAGATGTCATCTTAACGGAGGAATCCGGCCAACAGGGATCCGCCCAGGGTCTCTACGCTTGGATGATCGATCCGTTGGATGGCACCACCAACTTTGCCCACGGTTATCCCTTTGCTGCCGTCTCCATTGGTCTGTTGCAAAGCCGAGAACCCGTTTTGGGGGTAATCTGCGATGTGTTTCGGGGGGATCTGTTTCGGGCCGGCCAAGGGATGGGGGCCACCCGCAACCACAAGCCCATCCAAGTTTCCACCACTAAAGAGTTATCCCATAGCCTGCTGGTGACCGGGTTTGCCTACGACCGCCGCGAAACCCCAGACAACAATTATGCTGAGTTCTGCCATTTCACCCATCTCACCCAAGGGGTACGCCGGGGTGGATCAGCGGCTCTGGATTTGGCCTATGTGGCCACGGGTCAGTTGGATGGTTACTGGGAACGGGGCCTCTCCCCTTGGGATATTGCGGCAGGGATCGTCTTGGTTCGGGAAGCTGGGGGTAAGGTGACCGCCTATGATGGCAGCCCGGTGGATGTTTATAGTGGCAGACTGCTGGCCAGCAATGGCTGGTTGCACAGCGCAATGCAGCAGGAACTGGCCCAGGTACGGCCCTTGCCGGTTTCGTTTCCAGTGGGGGGGATCCCGAAGCAACCTGGAAAAGATTGA
- a CDS encoding nuclear transport factor 2 family protein — MSSPFVGLQQLFTLTSALGLGILFAAVFPIEVLAQPAPTQLEGGIQRQVLNPPPKALIDLLNQQIEAANRRDLAGVMATYSPEFRHRDGLDREGVERAIQALWDNHPDLTYSAQIESWRQVGPDIIADVSSQLRGSQASVRGSFQVEASTLVRNRYRPDPANPEQLLLIDQEVLREASTLTSGSAPPTVTLNLPDVVKPGSTYSLQAIVAEPLTRSLLLGAVTEQPITPSGYPAVTSFPLEPLQAGGIFRQADAPKEPGAEWISVMLVNQTGVTLESRRLTVSDRLALEGSLAAPASP; from the coding sequence TTGAGCTCCCCATTTGTCGGTTTGCAACAGCTTTTCACCCTCACCTCTGCCCTAGGTCTGGGGATCCTGTTCGCGGCAGTCTTTCCCATAGAGGTTCTAGCCCAGCCAGCCCCGACACAACTGGAAGGCGGGATCCAACGCCAAGTCTTGAATCCCCCCCCCAAAGCTCTCATTGATCTGCTCAATCAGCAGATCGAAGCGGCCAATCGGCGGGACTTAGCAGGGGTCATGGCCACCTACAGTCCTGAATTCCGGCATCGGGATGGCCTGGATCGAGAGGGTGTGGAACGTGCCATCCAAGCGCTTTGGGACAACCACCCGGATCTCACTTACTCCGCACAAATTGAGTCCTGGCGGCAGGTCGGCCCGGATATCATTGCCGATGTCTCCAGCCAACTGAGGGGATCCCAGGCTTCGGTACGCGGTAGTTTTCAGGTGGAAGCCTCAACCTTGGTGCGCAATCGCTATCGCCCGGATCCGGCTAATCCTGAACAACTGCTGTTGATCGACCAAGAAGTCTTACGAGAAGCGAGCACCCTCACCTCCGGCTCGGCTCCCCCCACCGTCACCCTAAATCTGCCGGATGTGGTCAAGCCAGGTTCCACCTATTCCTTGCAGGCAATTGTGGCGGAACCTCTGACCCGTTCGTTGCTCTTGGGAGCGGTTACGGAACAACCCATCACCCCTTCTGGCTACCCTGCGGTGACCTCCTTCCCCCTTGAGCCCCTACAGGCAGGTGGGATTTTCCGGCAAGCGGATGCCCCAAAGGAACCCGGTGCAGAGTGGATCTCCGTCATGTTGGTAAACCAAACCGGCGTTACCCTAGAGAGCCGCCGCCTTACCGTCAGTGACCGCCTTGCCCTGGAGGGATCCCTGGCAGCCCCAGCCAGCCCTTAA
- a CDS encoding rhodanese-like domain-containing protein has translation MAPHHSPAFLALVNDAKSRIQELTVEQVRQKQLQGDPFYFVDVREESEWQAGHAAGAIHLGKGIIERDIETAIPDKEAEIVLYCGGGFRSALAADNLKKMGYLNVISMDGGIRSWREAGFPEEV, from the coding sequence ATGGCTCCCCATCACTCTCCTGCCTTTCTTGCCTTGGTTAACGATGCCAAAAGCCGCATCCAAGAGCTGACTGTTGAACAGGTGCGGCAGAAACAGCTACAAGGGGATCCCTTCTACTTTGTGGATGTGCGGGAAGAATCGGAATGGCAAGCGGGTCATGCTGCCGGGGCTATCCATTTGGGCAAGGGAATTATTGAGCGGGATATTGAAACTGCAATCCCCGATAAAGAGGCTGAGATCGTCCTTTATTGTGGGGGAGGGTTTCGCTCCGCTCTGGCAGCCGACAACCTGAAAAAGATGGGCTATCTAAACGTGATCTCCATGGACGGCGGGATCCGGAGTTGGCGGGAAGCTGGATTTCCTGAGGAAGTCTAA